In Amaranthus tricolor cultivar Red isolate AtriRed21 chromosome 3, ASM2621246v1, whole genome shotgun sequence, a single window of DNA contains:
- the LOC130808601 gene encoding aspartic proteinase CDR1-like produces MCEYNTTCIPQKSPSFDPNKSSTFDVLQCPSSTCQSSDLKTQCDLDSSKTIPFRKNNNNNDSSLCAYEVLYADKTLSICVLAKDTLSLPSSDQTTFLSLPSSVFGCGLIQQVSTPIKNGPRPIFYYLTLDSISVEGKGNLAQVPVGTDIVIDSGTTLTYLPTSVYDGVKAALTSAIEQSPIPSPSTVFDLCYNTGSGGQLNPPDVVLHFQGADILC; encoded by the exons ATGTGTGAATATAATACTACTTGTATTCCACAaaaatctccatcttttgaCCCAAACAAATCATCGACTTTTGATGTACTTCAATGCCCTTCTTCAACATGTCAGAGCTCAGATCTTAAAACTCAATGTGACTTAGATAGTAGCAAAACAATTCcatttagaaaaaataataataacaatgattcaTCATTATGTGCATATGAGGTTCTTTATGCTGATAAAACACTAAGTATATGTGTCCTTGCTAAGGACACTCTTAGCCTCCCTTCTTCTGATCAAACTACTTTCTTAAGTCTTCCTTCATCCGTTTTCGGGTGTGGACTAATCCAACAGG TCTCAACTCCTATAAAAAATGGACCACGTCCAATTTTTTATTACCTTACCCTCGACAGTATTAGTGTCGAGGGTAAGGGTAATCTGGCCCAAGTGCCTGTAGGCACAGACATAGTCATCGACTCTGGTACCACTCTTACATATCTTCCGACTAGCGTATATGATGGCGTTAAGGCTGCCTTGACGAGTGCCATCGAACAAAGCCCAATACCCAGCCCCAGTACAGTTTTTGACCTTTGTTACAACACAGGTTCAGGTGGGCAGCTTAATCCTCCTGATGTGGTGTTGCACTTTCAAGGGGCTGATATTTTGTGTTAA